One Cervus canadensis isolate Bull #8, Minnesota chromosome 12, ASM1932006v1, whole genome shotgun sequence DNA window includes the following coding sequences:
- the LOC122450971 gene encoding LOW QUALITY PROTEIN: protein Spindly-like (The sequence of the model RefSeq protein was modified relative to this genomic sequence to represent the inferred CDS: inserted 2 bases in 1 codon; deleted 2 bases in 2 codons): MEADVIADLQRKLKETEQERLKAAQYGLQLVESQNELQNQLDKCRNEMTALAESYEQEKYTLQREVELKSRMLESLSSECEAIKQQQKMHLEKLEETLSRSHRQEVNELKKKLETLKAELDEARLSEKQLKHKVDHQQELLSSKSKEMQIMXVHESMSSEMLTLQIELTEMENVKTTLQEEVNELQYRQEQLELLNANLMRQVDRLKGEKEEREKEVVSYYNALEKARVEKQDLQVQLDQALQQALDPNSKGSSLFAEVEDRRAAMERQLISMKVKYQSLKKQNAFNREWMQRMKLQIATLLQMKGSQAEFEQQERLLAMLEQKNGEIKHLLGEIRNLEKFKSLYESMESKPSANSVPLEDVTYYTDLLQIKLDNLNKENENTKGELSIQRMKALLESQRALDIERKLFLNERCLQLSQSENMKLRAKLDELKLKFEPEEKIEVPVLKKRREVLPVDITTPNAICTTSAVGEEVYRLSPQKEEAQSYSSGLEDNNLQLEKTVSVSTSGVILSPYKNLPMDIQPRKEKKCVKLTGVPADSEALSERSGNTPNSPRLAAESRLQTEVKQETASKLEKAACKKSHPIVYVSSKSTPETQCPQQ, translated from the exons ATGGAGGCAGATGTAATAGCAGATCTTCAACGCAAACTCAAAGAGACTGAACAAGAGCGGCTGAAAGCGGCACAGTATGGTTTACAGCTAGTGGAGAGCCAGAATGAACTGCAGAATCAACTGGATAAATGCCGTAATGAAATGACGGCCCTGGCTGAGAGCTACGAACAAGAAAAATACACTCTTCAGAGAGAAGTTGAGCTCAAGAGTCGAATGTTAGAAAGTTTGAGCTCTGAATGTGAAGctattaaacaacaacagaaaatgcatCTGGAGAAATTAGAAGAAACACTGAGCAGAAGCCACAGGCAGGAAGtgaatgaactaaaaaaaaagttagaaacacTGAAAGCTGAGTTAGATGAAGCTCGGCTAAGTGAAAAGCAGCTGAAGCACAAAGTGGATCATCAGCAGGAACTCCTTTCTAGTAAAtcaaaggaaatgcaaataat TGTACATGAAAGTATGTCTTCAGAGATGCTGACTCTTCAAATTGAGCTGACTGAAATGGAAAATGTGAAGACCACCCTCCAAGAAGAAGTGAATGAACTGCAGTACAGACAAGAACAACTCGAACTTCTTAATGCTAATTTAATGCGCCAGGTAGACCGgcttaaaggagaaaaagaa gagcgaGAGAAAGAAGTGGTTTCTTACTATAATGCCTTAGAGAAAGCTCGTGTAGAGAAACAGGACCTTCAGGTGCAGCTAGACCAGGCCCTCCAGCAAGCCTTGGACCCTAACAGTAAAGGCAGCTCTTTGTTTGCAGAGGTGGAGGATCGAAGGGCAGCAATGGAACGTCAGCTTATCAGCATGAAAGTCAAGTATCAGTCACTAAAGAAGCAAAATGCATTTAATAGAGAATGGATGCAAAGAATGAAGTTACAGATCGCTACATTGCTACAAATGAAAGGGTCTCAAGCTGAATTTGAACAGCAGGAACGGTTGCTTGCCATGTTGGAGCAGAAGAATGGTGAAATTAAACATCTCTTAGGTGAAATTAGGAATCTGGAGAAATTTAAGAGTTTATATGAAAGTATGGAATCTAAGCCTTCAGCCAACTCTGTTCCTCTGGAAGATGTCACCTATTACACAGATTTACTTCAAATAAAGCTTGACAacttaaacaaagaaaatgaaaacactaaaggTGAATTGTCCATCCAGCGAATGAAAGCATTACTTGAGAGCCAGCGGGCTCTGGATATTGAGcggaaactt tttttaaatgaaaggtgCCTCCAGCTTTCCCAAAGTGAAAATATGAAACTGAGAGCTAAATTAGATGAGCTGAAACTGAAGTTTGAACCTGAAGAGAAAATTGAAGTGCCTGTACTCAAAAAGAGACGTGAGGTCCTGCCTGTGGATATAACCACCCCTAATGCTATATGTACCACCAGTGCTGTTGGGGAAGAAGTTTATAGATTATCACCACAGAAAGAGGAGGCACAATCCTATTCTAGTGGTTTGGAAGATAACAACTTGCAGCtagaaaagacagtttctgtAAGCACATCAGGAGTCATTCTCTCTCCTTACAAAAATCTGCCCATGGATATTCagccaagaaaggaaaagaagtgtgTGAAACTTACAGGAGTTCCCGCTGACTCAGAAGCCTTAAGTGAAAGAAGTGGAAACACCCCTAACTCTCCCAGGTTAGCTGCTGAATCAAGGCTTCAAACAGAAGTTAAACAAGAAACTGCAAGCAAATTGGAAAAAGCAGCTTGTAAGAAATCACACCCTATTGTATATGTATCCTCCAAGTCAACTCCAGAGACCCAGTgccctcagcagtaa